A genomic window from Chanodichthys erythropterus isolate Z2021 chromosome 1, ASM2448905v1, whole genome shotgun sequence includes:
- the LOC137032929 gene encoding protocadherin alpha-C2-like produces MEGWVKSQFWRYVMVFLFFSIILDTASCVTHYSIPEEMEEGSVVANLASDLGLDVKTLSKRKMRLDIRSNKKYLDVNKETGELYILEKTDREQLCSVKTATTCFIKMEVTLENPVRMFNIEIEIVDINDNAPHFWRDTIRLDISESTAAGERFSLSNAVDPDIGSNSIKTYYLSESENFDIEIQTGRDGSKFADLILKKPLDREEQASHNLILTAVDGGVPARSGTASIIVRVLDTNDNAPQFDKDSYTINLTENSPIGSLVVKLNATDKDEGSNSDLLYSYSLYTSEKTQQTFSLNPNNGEIRVKEMINYEDFRIYDMEIIATDKGANSLSGKCKVKILITDMNDNHPEISIKSFSSPVKEDVAVNTVIAVVSVSDKDSGENGQVDIHISDDLPFALKESSDNYYELLVSEPLDRERVPEYDITITVTDRGNPPLSDNETITLELLDVNDNVPQFPQTFYTIPVMENNAPGASLSSLTAIDPDLHENQYLVYFIIEKEIANTSMSMLFSINPENGNLYALKTFDYEIEKEFLFHIEARDSGVPPLSSNVTVHIIIMDQNDNTPLIVSPWRAHGSEVKEKIPRSTDKGTLIAKVIAIDSDSVHNSRITYQFLQNTDATLFSLDQYNGEIRTMRMFSYRDSRDQRLVVIAKDNGEPALSATVTIKLSTVETALKTYTEVPLEYDIFSDLNLYLVIGLGSVSFLLLITILVTIVLKCQKAKPSKAAPPCRNSVISERNSTIADSTLVSNDAYWYSLFLAETRKGKLVVRQPVPKGARYIVSSIPRSTGLTETSDSAASTLQVRKSTSIIKKAFT; encoded by the coding sequence ATGGAGGGATGGGTAAAGTCACAGTTTTGGAGGTATGTGATGGtctttctgtttttctccaTTATTTTGGACACCGCGTCTTGTGTTACGCACTATTCTATCCCAGAAGAAATGGAGGAAGGCTCTGTTGTCGCTAATTTAGCGTCAGATTTGGGACTGGATGTGAAAACACTGAGCAAACGAAAAATGCGTCTCGATATTAGatctaacaaaaaatatttggaTGTCAATAAAGAAACAGGAGAGCTCTATATATTAGAAAAGACGGATAGAGAACAACTCTGCAGTGTTAAAACAGCAACAACATGTTTTATCAAAATGGAAGTCACACTCGAGAATCCTGTGCGAATGTTTAACATTGAAATTGAAATTGTGGATATAAATGATAATGCTCCTCACTTTTGGAGAGATACGATCCGTCTGGATATATCAGAATCTACAGCAGCCGGAGAGAGATTCTCGCTCAGTAATGCAGTGGATCCTGATATTGGCTCGAATTCGATAAAAACTTATTATTTGAGTGAGAGTGAAAATTTCGACATTGAAATCCAAACAGGGAGGGATGGTTCAAAATTTGCTGATTTGATTCTGAAAAAGCCTTTAGACAGAGAAGAACAAGCTTCACATAATCTGATCCTCACTGCTGTGGATGGAGGAGTCCCCGCGCGCTCTGGCACGGCTAGCATTATTGTGCGCGTTCTGGACACGAATGACAACGCCCCTCAATTCGATAAAGACAGTTATACTATAAATCTAACAGAAAACTCGCCTATTGGAAGCCTTGTAGTAAAATTAAACGCCACAGATAAAGACGAGGGCTCAAATTCAGATTTACTTTACTCTTATAGTTTGTACACATCAGAGAAAACGCAGCAGACATTCAGTCTGAATCCTAACAATGGTGAAATCAGAGTGAAagaaatgattaattatgaGGATTTCAGGATCTATGATATGGAAATTATAGCAACAGATAAAGGTGCTAATAGTCTTTCTGGAAAGTGCAAAGTAAAGATATTAATCACAGATATGAATGACAATCATCCTGAAATTTCCATCAAATCTTTCTCAAGTCCAGTTAAAGAAGATGTAGCTGTAAATACAGTAATTGCAGTTGTTAGTGTGAGTGATAAAGACTCAGGAGAAAATGGACAGGTAGATATTCATATTTCTGATGATTTACCTTTTGCGCTCAAAGAATCATCTGataattattatgaattattagtTTCAGAACCGTTAGACCGTGAAAGGGTTCCCGAATATGACATCACTATTACCGTGACTGACAGGGGCAACCCGCCGTTATCTGATAATGAAACTATAACTTTAGAGCTTCTGGACGTTAATGACAATGTTCCTCAGTTCCCACAGACATTCTACACGATACCTGTTATGGAGAATAACGCGCCTGGAGCTTCACTGAGCTCTTTAACTGCTATAGACCCAGATCTCCACGAAAATCAGTATCTAGTTTATTTCATAATAGAGAAGGAAATAGCGAACACCTCCATGTCCATGCTGTTCTCCATTAACCCGGAGAACGGCAATCTTTACGCGCTAAAGACGTTTGACTATGAGATAGAGAAGGAGTTTCTTTTCCACATCGAGGCCAGAGACTCTGGTGTTCCTCCGCTCAGCAGTAACGTGACCGTTCACATTATTATCATGGATCAGAACGACAACACACCGCTTATAGTGTCTCCGTGGCGCGCGCACGGCTCGGAGGTGAAGGAAAAGATCCCGAGATCCACCGATAAAGGAACTCTGATAGCCAAAGTCATCGCCATAGACTCTGATTCAGTGCACAACTCTCGAATCACGTACCAGTTCCTCCAGAACACGGACGCCACATTATTCAGCTTGGATCAATACAACGGAGAGATCCGGACCATGAGAATGTTCAGTTACAGAGACTCGCGAGACCAGCGGCTGGTGGTGATCGCCAAGGACAACGGAGAGCCCGCGCTCTCTGCTACAGTCACCATCAAACTGTCCACGGTGGAGACCGCCCTTAAAACCTACACTGAGGTGCCTCTGGAATATGACATCTTCTCCGATTTGAACCTGTATCTGGTGATCGGACTGGGCTCTGTGTCGTTTCTTTTACTCATCACTATCCTGGTCACCATCGTGCTGAAGTGTCAGAAAGCGAAGCCCAGCAAAGCGGCTCCTCCGTGCAGGAACAGTGTGATCAGCGAGAGGAACTCGACCATCGCGGATTCCACTCTGGTCTCCAACGATGCCTA
- the si:ch73-233f7.3 gene encoding protocadherin alpha-C2 — protein MAPCMDTQKLRRYVLLLLIIFSVSNSAFAVTHYSIPEEMEVGSVVANLAADLGLDVQSLTKRKMRLDVIANKKYLDINRETGELFIVERIDREYLCPSKTTNSCFLKLDATIENPIRMFNIELEILDINDNAPHFRRDVMHLDISESTPAGERFSLNNAVDSDIGSNSIKTYYLSESEHFTIEIQSGRDGSKLADLVLKKALDREEQAVHNLILTAVDGGVPSRSGTANIIVQVLDTNDNAPQFDKESYTVHLSENSPIGSLVVKLNATDLDEGQNSEIIYTFSLYTSEKTQETFNLNSETGEIRVKERINYEDFKIYDMEIIASDKGSNSLSGKCKLTVLITDMNDNHPEISIKSFSGPVKEDVAVNTVIAVVSVSDKDSGENGQVDIHISNDLPFALKESSDNYYELLVSEPLDRERVPEYDITITVTDRGNPPLSDNETITLELLDVNDNVPQFPQTFYTIPVMENNAPGASLSSLTAIDPDLHENQYLVYFIIEKEIANTSMSMLFSINPENGNLYALKTFDYEIEKEFLFHIEARDSGVPPLSSNVTVHIIIMDQNDNTPLIVSPWRAHGSEVKEKIPRSTDKGTLIAKVIAIDSDSVHNSRITYQFLQNTDATLFSLDQYNGEIRTMRMFSYRDSRDQRLVVIAKDNGEPALSATVTIKLSTVETALKTYTEVPLEYDIFSDLNLYLVIGLGSVSFLLLITILVTIVLKCQKAKPSKAAPPCRNSVISERNSTIADSTLVSNDAYWYSLFLAETRKGKLVVRQPVPKGARYIVSSIPRSTGLTETSDSAASTLQVRKSTSIIKKAFT, from the coding sequence TCATTACTCTATTCCTGAGGAAATGGAGGTAGGATCTGTTGTTGCAAATTTAGCCGCTGATCTTGGTTTGGATGTACAGAGTCTGACAAAACGCAAGATGCGCTTAGATGTGAtagcaaataaaaaatatctggATATAAATAGAGAAACAGGAGAGCTGTTTATCGTCGAAAGAATAGACAGAGAATATCTCTGCCCATCCAAAACTACAAATTCTTGTTTTCTGAAGCTCGATGCAACAATCGAAAATCCAATTCGAATGTTTAATATTGAATTAGAAATATTGGATATCAATGACAATGCACCGCACTTTCGACGAGATGTCATGCATTTAGACATTTCAGAATCGACACCAGCCGGAGAGCGTTTCTCTCTCAACAATGCAGTGGACTCCGACATTGGGTCTAATTCAATTAAGACTTACTATCTTAGCGAAAGTGAGCATTTTACTATCGAAATACAGTCTGGCCGAGATGGATCTAAACTAGCTGATTTAGTACTGAAAAAGGCATTAGATCGCGAAGAGCAAGCAGTTCACAATCTGATCCTCACTGCTGTAGATGGCGGAGTACCTTCGCGCTCTGGTACAGCTAATATTATTGTCCAAGTGTTAGACACAAACGACAACGCCCCTCAGTTCGATAAAGAAAGCTATACTgtacatttaagtgaaaattCTCCAATAGGAAGTCTTGTTGTTAAACTAAATGCGACAGATTTAGATGAAGGGCAAAATTCTGAAATAATATACACATTCAGTTTATATACATCTGAGAAAACGCAAGAGACGTTTAATTTGAATTCAGAAACTGGTGAAATTCGAGTTAAAGAGAGAATTAATTATGAAGATTTCAAAATCTATGATATGGAGATAATAGCCAGCGACAAAGGATCTAATAGTCTCTCtggaaaatgtaaattaacAGTTTTGATCACAGATATGAACGATAATCATCCTGAAATTTCAATCAAATCATTTTCTGGCCCAGTTAAAGAAGATGTAGCTGTAAATACAGTAATTGCAGTTGTTAGTGTGAGTGATAAAGACTCAGGAGAAAATGGACAGGTAGATATACATATTTCTAATGATTTACCTTTTGCGCTCAAAGAATCATCTGataattattatgaattattagtTTCAGAACCGTTAGACCGTGAAAGGGTTCCAGAATATGACATCACTATTACCGTGACTGACAGGGGCAACCCGCCGTTATCTGATAATGAAACTATAACTTTAGAGCTTCTGGACGTTAATGACAATGTTCCTCAGTTCCCACAGACATTCTACACGATACCTGTTATGGAGAATAACGCGCCTGGAGCTTCACTGAGCTCTTTAACTGCTATAGACCCAGATCTCCACGAAAATCAGTATCTAGTTTATTTCATAATAGAGAAGGAAATAGCGAACACCTCCATGTCCATGCTGTTCTCCATTAACCCGGAGAACGGCAATCTTTACGCGCTAAAGACGTTTGACTATGAGATAGAGAAGGAGTTTCTTTTCCACATCGAGGCCAGAGACTCTGGTGTTCCTCCGCTCAGCAGTAACGTGACCGTTCACATTATTATCATGGATCAGAACGACAACACACCGCTTATAGTGTCTCCGTGGCGCGCGCACGGCTCGGAGGTGAAGGAAAAGATCCCGAGATCCACCGATAAAGGAACTCTGATAGCCAAAGTCATCGCCATAGACTCTGATTCAGTGCACAACTCTCGAATCACGTACCAGTTCCTCCAGAACACGGACGCCACATTATTCAGCTTGGATCAATACAACGGAGAGATCCGGACCATGAGAATGTTCAGTTACAGAGACTCGCGAGACCAGCGGCTGGTGGTGATCGCCAAGGACAACGGAGAGCCCGCGCTCTCTGCTACAGTCACCATCAAACTGTCCACGGTGGAGACCGCCCTTAAAACCTACACTGAGGTGCCTCTGGAATATGACATCTTCTCCGATTTGAACCTGTATCTGGTGATCGGACTGGGCTCTGTGTCGTTTCTTTTACTCATCACTATACTGGTCACCATCGTGCTGAAGTGTCAGAAAGCGAAGCCCAGCAAAGCGGCTCCTCCGTGCCGGAACAGTGTGATCAGCGAGAGGAACTCGACCATCGCGGATTCCACTCTGGTCTCCAACGATGCCTACTGGTACAGTTTATTTCTAGCAGAGACGAGGAAAGGAAAACTGGTGGTCAGACAGCCTGTGCCAAAGGGAGCGAGATACATCGTGTCCAGTATACCGAGGAGCACAGGACTGACCGAGACCAGCGACTCTGCTGCATCTACTCTACAGGTGAGAAAATCCACATCAATAATCAAAAAGGCATTTACATGA